A region from the Candidatus Kaelpia aquatica genome encodes:
- a CDS encoding response regulator, producing the protein MAKRILVVDDDADIRDILTILFKSEGFDVEEASNGREAIEKITHRPPDLVITDYVMPEMDGEELCRFIKRDLLLRHTPVIMLTGKKEDVTDKIKGIDAGADDYIVKTTDEKEIIARVKMILRRAEMDLDANPLTRLPGNVTILNEIENRLKSENKFAVCYVDLDKFKSYNDKYGFEKGDRIIQETARVLIETVDQVGQKNDFIGHVGGDDFVIITDAERAEEISKSVIKKFDSKITYYYAKEDLNRGYIESKNRKGEEENVPLMSVTVSVVTNRNMDFQHVAEVAERGAEVKEYTKSLPGSNYAIDRRG; encoded by the coding sequence GTCGTAGATGATGATGCTGATATAAGAGATATATTGACGATACTATTTAAATCAGAAGGCTTTGATGTTGAAGAAGCCTCTAACGGAAGAGAGGCTATAGAGAAAATTACTCATAGACCGCCTGATTTAGTCATAACGGACTATGTTATGCCTGAGATGGATGGTGAGGAACTATGCCGCTTCATAAAAAGAGACCTACTCTTACGCCACACCCCTGTAATAATGCTTACAGGTAAGAAGGAAGATGTGACTGATAAGATTAAAGGAATAGATGCAGGGGCTGATGACTATATAGTGAAAACTACAGATGAGAAAGAGATAATCGCCCGCGTCAAGATGATCTTAAGACGTGCTGAGATGGACTTAGATGCTAACCCTCTAACCCGATTACCCGGCAATGTAACAATATTAAATGAGATCGAGAACAGGTTAAAATCAGAAAACAAGTTTGCAGTATGCTATGTCGATTTAGATAAGTTTAAATCCTATAACGATAAATACGGATTTGAAAAAGGTGATAGAATAATCCAGGAGACCGCCCGCGTACTCATTGAGACAGTAGATCAGGTAGGCCAAAAAAATGATTTCATAGGTCATGTCGGAGGAGATGACTTTGTAATAATAACAGATGCAGAGAGAGCTGAAGAGATATCTAAATCAGTTATAAAGAAGTTTGATTCAAAGATCACTTACTACTATGCCAAAGAGGACTTAAATAGAGGCTACATCGAATCAAAGAACAGAAAGGGAGAAGAAGAGAATGTTCCTTTAATGTCTGTAACTGTATCTGTTGTAACTAATAGAAATATGGACTTCCAACATGTTGCAGAAGTAGCTGAGCGAGGGGCTGAAGTAAAAGAGTATACCAAATCACTTCCTGGAAGCAACTACGCAATAGATAGAAGAGGTTAA
- a CDS encoding GNAT family N-acetyltransferase, translated as MDKYVIRQYDENDLNDVLSSWEDASKIAHPFLTEEFQEKVRHDIPNVYLPNADTWVVEQNGQVFGFMALIGNEVGAIFIKPEFQGRGAGQALMDKAQELCGNLEVEVFKDNKIGQKFYFRYGFEILEEKVHEPTGNKVLRLKLVSSK; from the coding sequence ATGGATAAATATGTTATTCGTCAATATGATGAAAATGATTTAAATGATGTTCTGTCTTCTTGGGAAGATGCATCAAAAATTGCACATCCTTTTTTAACTGAGGAATTTCAAGAGAAGGTGCGTCATGATATTCCCAATGTTTATTTACCAAACGCTGATACTTGGGTTGTTGAGCAAAATGGACAGGTGTTTGGTTTTATGGCACTAATTGGCAATGAAGTTGGTGCAATATTTATTAAGCCAGAGTTTCAAGGTAGAGGTGCTGGTCAAGCGTTGATGGATAAGGCTCAGGAGTTATGTGGCAACCTTGAGGTTGAGGTATTTAAAGATAATAAAATTGGTCAGAAATTTTATTTCCGTTATGGGTTTGAGATTTTGGAAGAAAAAGTTCATGAGCCAACAGGCAATAAAGTATTAAGGTTGAAGTTAGTTTCTAGTAAGTAA
- a CDS encoding alginate export family protein encodes MKKLLIIAALMMLATSAFAAVQNVKVSGDITTYGVGQYIYDLDDDAGDADVSSYTAGDENNFFATITRLRVDADLTDNVAATIRLSNEREWGEVGQENTDVNLDLAYITLKEIFYSPLTVMIGRQDLAYGSTLVVGDPNTNANVAGDSDLDNAPYLSKAKSFDAIVGVLDYDPWTIDLLYAKISEIYEGSNDEDQDILGLNLAYDFADYEAETEAYVFFVDGDQATASEDITVLGLRGSLAPADGLTIGAEIAIQTGDYSTTQDMDALAATIEGSYVWDNEYSPMIKLCYDYRSGDNDTSAGDFDAWDPLYEDQTKGLIADYLFEGVNGGVNSNAQIINLGGSFQPTEDLTIALDWFNYTLDEKLSSAPSTWNSGMASQSIKSTEDDLGNEIDLAIVYDYTEDVVIGLQAGWFMPGDVFEAANDDDAFALVGSIAVSF; translated from the coding sequence ATGAAGAAGTTACTAATTATTGCAGCTCTTATGATGCTGGCTACGTCAGCATTTGCAGCTGTACAGAATGTAAAAGTAAGTGGTGATATCACTACTTATGGAGTTGGACAGTATATCTATGATTTAGATGATGATGCTGGTGATGCAGATGTTAGCAGTTACACAGCAGGCGATGAAAACAATTTCTTTGCCACAATCACTCGTTTAAGAGTAGATGCAGACTTAACAGATAATGTTGCAGCTACAATTAGATTGAGCAATGAGAGAGAGTGGGGCGAAGTAGGTCAAGAAAATACTGACGTCAATTTAGACCTTGCTTACATAACATTAAAGGAGATCTTCTATTCACCTTTAACAGTTATGATAGGCCGTCAGGATCTTGCTTACGGTAGCACACTTGTAGTTGGCGATCCTAACACTAATGCGAATGTTGCAGGTGATTCTGATTTAGACAATGCTCCATATTTGAGCAAAGCCAAATCATTTGATGCTATCGTTGGTGTGTTAGATTACGATCCTTGGACAATCGATCTTCTTTATGCAAAAATAAGTGAAATTTACGAAGGTTCAAATGATGAAGATCAGGATATCCTTGGTTTAAATCTTGCTTATGATTTTGCTGATTATGAAGCAGAGACAGAAGCTTATGTGTTTTTTGTTGATGGTGATCAGGCTACAGCATCTGAGGATATAACAGTTCTTGGTTTAAGAGGTAGCTTAGCACCAGCTGATGGTTTAACAATAGGCGCAGAGATTGCAATACAGACTGGCGATTATAGCACTACTCAAGATATGGATGCTTTAGCAGCAACAATTGAAGGTTCATATGTTTGGGATAATGAGTATTCTCCTATGATTAAACTTTGCTATGATTACAGAAGCGGTGACAATGATACTAGCGCTGGTGATTTTGACGCTTGGGATCCGCTCTATGAAGATCAAACCAAAGGTTTGATTGCTGATTATCTCTTTGAGGGTGTAAATGGTGGTGTTAATTCTAATGCTCAAATAATCAACCTTGGCGGTTCATTTCAGCCAACTGAAGATTTGACAATTGCACTTGATTGGTTCAACTATACACTTGATGAGAAACTCAGCTCTGCTCCTAGTACTTGGAATAGCGGCATGGCATCTCAGAGTATAAAATCTACAGAAGATGATCTTGGTAATGAGATTGACCTTGCTATAGTCTATGACTACACAGAAGATGTTGTTATAGGTCTACAGGCTGGTTGGTTTATGCCAGGTGATGTATTTGAAGCTGCTAATGATGATGATGCATTTGCACTCGTTGGTTCTATAGCAGTTAGTTTCTAA
- a CDS encoding HipA N-terminal domain-containing protein: MEDSKFRKALVLFKNQEAGILEEIEKGYRFTYKDSFIKSYHSISVSLPKEQIIFEDGALFPFFLGLLPEGWYLEIVSKIMKIDKDNKFELLLATCEDTIGAVTIKEIQ; encoded by the coding sequence ATGGAAGATAGTAAATTTAGAAAAGCGCTTGTTCTATTTAAAAACCAAGAGGCTGGGATCTTAGAAGAGATTGAGAAGGGATATAGGTTTACATATAAAGACAGCTTCATTAAGAGTTATCATTCTATCTCTGTCTCTCTGCCAAAAGAGCAGATAATCTTTGAAGATGGAGCCCTCTTTCCTTTCTTTTTAGGACTTTTACCGGAAGGCTGGTATCTTGAAATTGTCAGTAAGATAATGAAAATAGATAAAGATAATAAATTTGAACTTTTGCTTGCTACATGTGAAGATACCATAGGTGCAGTTACAATAAAGGAGATTCAATAA
- a CDS encoding glutamine--tRNA ligase/YqeY domain fusion protein, translating into MKSELSNFITEIIDKDLLDGKYEKRVHTRFPPEPNGYLHIGHAKSICLNFGLAKKYQGLCNLRFDDTNPSKEEIEYVESIKEDIGWLGFNWEDREYFASDYFEKFYQAAIDLIKNGKAYICDLSTDEIREHRGTLTTPGKNSPYRDRLVEENLDLFNRMREGEFKDGFCVLRAKIDMAHSNILMRDPVLYRIKREQHHRTGDGWVIYPMYDFAHCLSDSFENITHSICTLEFENNRPLYDWILDQLDYYHPQQIEFARLNLSFTVVSKRKLLDLINSGVVAGWDDPRMPTISGLRRRGYTSKSIRDFCYKIGVSKVNSLIDISLLENSIREELNKTSPRVMAVLDPLKVVIENYPEDKVEELDAVNNPEDESMGTRKVSFSDTLYIERDDFMEQPQSKFYRLAPGREVRLRYGYFITCNEVIKDDKGKTIELRCSYDPKTRGGDAPDGRKVKATIHWVSARSAVTAEVRLYDHLFLKPNPDQAGEGEDFKSNLNPSSLVVINNAKLENSLSNPKEGVRYQFERKGYFTLDKNSVEGNPVFNRIVSLRDSWAKISKQ; encoded by the coding sequence ATGAAGAGCGAACTATCTAATTTTATTACCGAGATTATCGATAAAGACTTACTTGATGGTAAGTATGAGAAGAGGGTCCATACAAGATTTCCCCCTGAGCCGAATGGTTACCTCCACATAGGTCATGCCAAGTCGATCTGTCTTAATTTTGGATTGGCCAAGAAATATCAGGGGCTATGCAATCTCCGTTTCGATGATACAAATCCCAGTAAAGAGGAGATTGAATATGTTGAGTCTATAAAAGAGGATATAGGCTGGCTTGGTTTTAACTGGGAAGATAGAGAGTATTTTGCATCGGACTATTTTGAAAAGTTTTATCAGGCTGCTATAGATCTTATTAAGAATGGCAAGGCCTATATCTGTGATTTATCAACGGATGAGATAAGAGAACATCGCGGTACATTGACAACTCCTGGTAAGAACAGCCCTTATAGAGATAGACTGGTTGAAGAGAATCTAGATCTATTTAACCGGATGAGAGAGGGTGAGTTTAAAGACGGCTTCTGCGTATTAAGAGCTAAGATAGATATGGCCCATTCTAATATTCTTATGCGCGACCCGGTCCTGTATAGAATTAAAAGAGAGCAGCATCATAGAACTGGTGACGGTTGGGTGATATATCCGATGTATGACTTCGCTCATTGTCTAAGCGACTCTTTTGAAAATATAACTCATTCAATCTGTACTCTTGAGTTTGAAAACAACAGGCCGTTATATGACTGGATATTAGATCAGCTCGATTATTACCATCCTCAGCAGATTGAGTTTGCAAGGCTGAATCTCTCCTTTACTGTCGTGAGTAAAAGAAAGTTATTAGACTTAATTAACTCAGGTGTTGTAGCCGGCTGGGATGATCCCCGGATGCCGACAATATCAGGTTTGAGACGGAGAGGTTATACTTCTAAGTCAATAAGAGATTTCTGCTATAAGATAGGAGTATCTAAGGTAAACAGTCTTATTGATATAAGCTTGCTTGAGAACTCAATTAGGGAGGAGCTTAATAAGACTTCACCAAGAGTCATGGCGGTACTTGATCCCTTAAAGGTTGTAATAGAGAATTATCCAGAAGATAAAGTTGAAGAGCTGGATGCAGTAAATAACCCAGAAGATGAATCTATGGGAACCAGGAAGGTCTCTTTCTCAGATACTCTCTATATTGAAAGAGATGATTTTATGGAGCAGCCTCAAAGTAAGTTCTATCGCTTAGCGCCAGGCCGTGAGGTAAGATTACGCTACGGTTACTTTATAACATGTAATGAAGTTATAAAAGATGATAAAGGCAAAACAATTGAGTTAAGATGCAGTTATGATCCTAAAACCCGTGGAGGAGATGCTCCAGATGGACGTAAGGTTAAAGCAACTATCCACTGGGTCTCAGCTAGAAGTGCAGTTACAGCTGAAGTTCGCCTCTATGATCATCTCTTTTTAAAGCCCAATCCTGATCAGGCAGGGGAGGGAGAGGACTTTAAGTCTAATCTCAATCCTAGTTCTTTAGTTGTTATTAATAATGCTAAACTTGAGAACTCTCTCTCTAATCCAAAAGAAGGAGTGAGATATCAGTTTGAGAGAAAAGGTTATTTTACTTTAGATAAGAACTCAGTAGAAGGAAACCCGGTATTTAATCGTATTGTATCTTTACGTGATAGTTGGGCTAAAATTAGTAAGCAGTAA
- a CDS encoding helix-turn-helix domain-containing protein — translation MESIGLKIKELRLKANLTQVELAKRIGVGLRFIRELEWGKPTIRLDKLNQVLQFFGYHIEIIKNGR, via the coding sequence ATGGAGAGTATCGGATTAAAAATAAAAGAGTTGAGATTGAAAGCCAATTTAACACAGGTTGAATTGGCAAAAAGGATTGGGGTAGGGCTCCGTTTTATCAGAGAATTGGAATGGGGTAAACCAACTATCAGGCTTGATAAGCTTAATCAAGTTCTTCAATTTTTTGGCTATCATATTGAGATTATAAAAAATGGAAGATAG
- a CDS encoding 2Fe-2S iron-sulfur cluster-binding protein: MKVTIDGRLVSVSHNDKNIVDIADRANISIPAPCYRADISKGCCKSCIVEINGGKKYACVTKPLDGMNIIINRDDLKKIEKENIKKYKAMIKDTAKRCNCNCSEKTDTCC; this comes from the coding sequence ATGAAAGTTACCATTGATGGAAGATTAGTAAGTGTTAGCCATAATGATAAAAATATAGTTGATATTGCCGATAGGGCAAATATTAGTATACCAGCTCCTTGCTATAGAGCCGATATAAGTAAAGGGTGTTGTAAATCATGCATAGTAGAGATAAATGGTGGAAAAAAATATGCATGCGTAACAAAGCCGCTGGATGGTATGAATATTATTATCAATAGAGATGATTTAAAAAAAATTGAGAAAGAAAATATAAAAAAATATAAAGCAATGATAAAGGATACAGCTAAAAGGTGTAATTGTAATTGTTCCGAGAAAACAGATACTTGTTGTTAA
- a CDS encoding HipA domain-containing protein — MRCYSCGKEVNSRESHHAACLRKLFGVDYLPEIDLSLMEVNIKAQQMAGKLSISGMQPKLSVKLNKKNKQLEVVPEGGEYILKPQTNTFLNIPENENLCMTIADNLGIDTPPHSLIKLKDETWAYIIKRFDRERGVKKHQEDFCQILGVGEERKYNGTVEQIAERLAVISEVPGLDLQLFFERLLFFFLIGNGDAHLKNFSITYNQEGSIRLAPAYDIVSSRLAIPNEKEELAISINGKKNDIERKDFDIFASSFKINSSICYENIIKITVIDELISELQLPEDQKIRMHEIVSARYAKIN, encoded by the coding sequence ATGCGCTGCTATTCTTGCGGCAAAGAAGTTAACAGCAGAGAGAGCCATCATGCTGCTTGTTTGAGAAAACTTTTTGGGGTGGATTATCTGCCGGAGATTGATTTAAGTTTGATGGAGGTAAATATTAAAGCTCAGCAAATGGCAGGTAAATTATCAATATCCGGAATGCAGCCGAAACTTTCAGTAAAATTAAACAAGAAGAATAAGCAGTTAGAAGTTGTACCTGAAGGAGGAGAATATATTTTAAAACCACAAACTAATACATTTCTTAATATTCCTGAAAATGAAAATTTATGTATGACTATAGCTGATAATTTAGGAATAGATACTCCGCCGCATTCTTTAATCAAGTTAAAAGATGAAACGTGGGCATATATTATAAAAAGATTTGATAGAGAGAGAGGGGTGAAAAAACATCAGGAAGATTTTTGTCAAATACTAGGAGTAGGAGAGGAAAGAAAATATAATGGGACTGTAGAGCAGATAGCAGAGAGACTTGCTGTAATCTCTGAAGTTCCAGGCCTTGATTTGCAATTATTTTTTGAAAGATTATTATTCTTCTTTCTCATAGGCAACGGCGATGCGCACCTAAAGAATTTTTCTATCACCTATAATCAAGAAGGCAGTATTCGATTAGCTCCTGCTTATGATATAGTCTCTTCAAGGTTAGCAATACCAAATGAAAAAGAAGAGCTTGCTATCTCTATAAATGGAAAGAAGAACGATATAGAGCGTAAAGATTTTGATATTTTTGCAAGTTCTTTTAAAATAAACAGCAGTATCTGCTATGAGAATATTATAAAAATAACAGTAATTGATGAATTAATCTCTGAGCTGCAATTGCCGGAAGATCAAAAAATTAGAATGCATGAAATAGTTTCAGCAAGATATGCAAAGATTAATTAA